Genomic segment of Streptomyces sp. NA02950:
CGCCTTCGGCATCGCGGCGCCGCCCGTGTCCACCGCCGCGGTCAGCCGCCCGCGGCCTGGACGGTGTGGCTCAGTAGCAGGGCGGTGGTCACCGGCCCCACACCGCCGGGCACGGGAGTCAGCGCCCCCGCCTTCCCGCTGACGGCGGTGGCGTCGACGTCACCGGTCAGTCCGCCGTCCTCGGTGGGGTTGGTGCCCACGTCGATCACCACGGCGCCGGGTGCGACATGGTCGGCCGTGATCATTCCGGCCCGGCCGACGGCGGCCACCACCACGTCCGCCGCCGAGGTGACCGCGGCCGGCTCCCGGGTGCGCGAATGACACACGGTGACCGTGGCGTTGGCGTTCAGCAGCAGATGGGCCACGGGCTTGCCGACCACCATCGAGCGGCCGACGACAGCGACATGGCGCCCGGTGAGTTCGACCCCGTGGTGTTCCAGGACGCGCACCACCGCCTCGGCCGTCGCCGGGGCGAACGCGGGCAGCCCGGCGGCCAGCCGCCCCAGGGACACCGGGTTGGCCCCGTCGACGTCCTTCTCGAACGCGATGGCCCCGGCCAGCTCCTGGAGCGAGGCGCCCGCGGGCAGCGGGGTCTGGAGGATGATGCCGTGCACCCGGTCATCGGCGGACAGCTCCGCCAGCCGCGCCCGGATGGTCTTTGGCGCGGCCGTGGCTCCCAGGTCGACGATGTCGCAGGTGATACCGGCCTTCCCGGCCGCCCTGGCGATCGACCGGACGTACCACGCGCTGGACTCGTCCGCGGTGGCCACCACGACTGCCAGCCTGGGTTCCGTACCGGCGGCGGTCAGCGCCGCCGCGCGGTCGGCGGTCCCGGCACGGATCGCGGCCGACAGCTCCTTGCCGGTAAGCACCGTGGCGCTCATGCGGCGATCCGCTCGCGCACGGCGGTGGTCACCCGCTCCGCCCGCGCCACCAGAGTGGGCACCCTCGCCGCCGCCGCGGTCAGCTCCCCGTAGACGAGCTCGTCCCGTACACCGCCGAGGTTGATCTCGACATTGACCCGGGCCGTGGTGGCCGCGGCCCGCGCGGCCTCCGACGCGGCGGCCACATCGGTGATGACATTGGGGTTGCCGACCGGCAGTAGCTCCTCGGCCAGTTCGACCACCACCTGCGCCACCTCGATCACCTCGGCCGGTGGTCTGCCCGCCTCGGCCAGCGCCCGCGCGATCGCCGCCGAACGCGCGGCCTTCGCCTCATCGGTGTCCTTCGGCAGCCCGTACGCCTCGGACACCGCCGTGAACGCCGCCGCGTCCGCCTCCGCCAGCCGCAGCGCCTCGTCCCGCAACCGGTCCGACTCGGACGTGACCCACTCGACGATGTCCTGGTGCTCGGCGTACTTCTCACCCGTGCTGTAGCGGGCCACCATTCCGAGCAGCGCCGCGGCCTGCGCCGCGTGCAGCGCGGCGACGGCGCCGCCACCGGGCGCCGGTACCCGGGCGGCGAGTTGGGTCAGGAATTCGCCGATCTTCTCATCACGCATGAACGCTACGTCCTCCGTCACGGATACAGCCCACGTACACCACCCGCCCCGGAATCCTCCCACGCGGGCGAGGGCCGCCGCCGGGACGTGGACGGGCGCGCCGCCGGATCGTCCCCGCCCGCGGGAACGGTGCCGGACCCGCCGCCGGACAAGGCCCGGGAACTCCCAGCGCGATCCGGTGCGACGATCCTGTCGCCGTCCCTGGGCCTACCGGCGGTGACCTGGTACAAAGGCCACTCGATCCGGCACCACCGCAAGACCGAGAAGAGGCGCCCTCCATGACGACGTGTCGATTCTGCGATGACCCGTCATGCTCCGGCACCGCAGGGTGCGAGGGGCCGTCCGGCGCCGCACCGGACGGCCGGGGACCCGGCGCCGCGCCGGACGCCCCGGGAGGCGATGGCGATCCGGCTTTCCGGGCCTCCGTCTTCCTGCCCTCGGGCTCGACCACACCCGATCCCGCTGTCGTGGCCGCGTTCGACCAGGAGCGCATACGGCCCTCGGGCGCCCCGGAAGCGCAGCCCGAGGGCACACCGGATGCCGGCGGTCGCGCGGCCCGCGGGACCGGGCGGCTGTGGATCGTGGCCGCCGTCCTGATCGGCGCCACCGCCACCGCCGCCTTCCTCCTCTACCCGGACCAGGAGAGACGAGACACCGCGTCGCCCACCCGCACCGCGACACGGGTGCCCACCCTGCCCCGGGCCACCGCTCCCACCGTCGCGACCTCGCCCACCAGCCACCGGCCGTCGCACTCGGCCCGCCCTTCCGCCACGCGGTCCCCGAAGGCCGGGCACAAAGGTGCCGCCCCCACGGCGTCGAAGTCCCCCAAGCCCACGCCCACCCGGGCACCCGGCCCCGCCGCCTACGCCTATGTCGGGGTCCGATCGGGGCTCTGTGTCGATGTGCCGTACCAGGAGGGCATGCAGCTGCGCCTCGCGCCCTGTTCGGGATCGAGCGGTCAGAAGTTCACCTACACGGACGCCGGAGAGCTGCGGGTGTACGGCGACACCTGTGTGACGGCGATGGGTACGGAAGGCGCGCTGGGGACACCGGTCGTCATCGCCTCGTGCGGCGGCGGGGACCGGCAGCGGTGGCAGCTCGAGGGCGACGGCACCATCCGGCAGCACGGAACCTGTGTCGACGCGTTCAACGGCTACAGCGACCCCGGTACCCCGTTGCAGATGTGGGAGTGCGCGGTCTCCACCAACCAGCAGTGGACGCGGGCGAAACCGTCCGCCTGACCGCCGCACGCGTGCCCGCTACTCCACCGCCACCGAGGTGGTGACCGACCGCCACGCCCCGACGCACCGCTCCCCGTCGTAGACCGCCTCCACCACCGCGGGACGGCTCAGGAAACGGACCAGGCTCGCGCTCAGCCCGTACGCGCCCACGTTGGGCACGTACAGCAGATCGCCCTCGCGCGGGGCGGGCAACGACGCCCGGACGGCCAGCCGGTCCAGCGGTGTGCACAGCGGCCCGACCACATCGGCGGTGACCGGTTCACGGTGCCCAGCAGGGAGAGCCTCCCCATCAACCACGAGCGGGAGGAAACCCGTGGTCGGCCTCAGCACCCGGCCCAGTCCGCTCATCCCGCCCAGCACATTGATCCCGGCGTCCAGCACCACCACCGTGCCCTCGGGGCGCTCCTTGACGTCCCGCACCGTGGTGACCAGACGGCCCGCCGACGCGACCAGGCGGCGGCCGGACTCGAAGTGCACCTCGGGCGCCGGGCCGGTGGCCCAGTCGGACAGCAACCTGCCCAGCCCCGCCCGCAGTCCGGTCAGCGCTGGACCCGTCCCGGCCGTGGCGTACGGCCAGGGGAAGCCGCCGCCCAGGTCGACCACACCGGGGGTGATCCCCGCCATTCCGCTGACCCGCTCGATGGTGTTCTTGGCGGTGGCGAATCCCTCCAGCAGGGCGGTGACATCCGGGAACTGCGACCCGAGATACACATGGCAGCCGCGGAGCGCGATCCCGCGCGGCAGTACGGCGCACGCGTGTGCGGCGTCCTCGGGCGTGAACCCGAACTGGCGGCCGTCGCCCATGGACAGCCCCGCCTTGGTCCCGGTCGGCGGCTGGAGCCGGAGCAGCACCTCCGCCGTACGTCCGGATCCGGCCACCGCACGGCCGAGACGGCGCAGTTCGGCGGCCGACTCACAGGAGAACCACCTCACGTCCCGCGCGAGCGCCTCCTCGATCTCGGCGGGGGATTTGCCCGGGCCCGTGTACAGGACGTCCCGCGGGCGGTATCCGGCCTCGAGCGCCGCGGCCAGCTCCCCGGGAGAGGAGACCTCGGCCCGGCATCCGGCCCGCCGGAGTTCGGCGGCGACCGACGGATGGGGGTTGGCCTTGAGCGAGTAGAACAGCCCGGCCGACGCGGGGAGGGCCGACCGCAGATCCGCCACCCGGCCCCGCAGTTCGGCGAGATCGTAGACGTAGAGCGGTGTGCCGAACCGCTCGGCGGCCCGGCGGAGAATGCGCTCGATCACGTCGCAGCGTCCGTTCCTGGTTCGTCGCCCGCGGCAGCCGTGATGGTGCCCCTCGGCGGATGCCCCGGTTCCGCGGGCCGGGCGTCCGACGCGCCCGTCGCCCCGTGCTTGCAGCGGGTAGATCGCGCGCTTACTGTACTCCCATTCGCCGCCTGCGGAATGGCCCAAGGCCGTTGCGAGACAAGGCTGTTGAGCCTCCTGGGACTCGATGGAACACAGGTGCGTCGCACTGAGAGAGGGGGGTCTCTTGAGCGGTATCGACACCACCGGTCCGGCCATCACCGATCGACTGGTGGAGACACTCAACAGCCACCTGCGGAACGTGCCGCCCGACGTGGACTGGGCCACCGTCAGGCTGCCCGACGTCGGCCTGGACTCGATGTCCGCGATCGAACTGGTCATCACCCTCGAGGAGCTCTTCGGCGTGCAGTTCCCCGATGAGCTGCTGGTGCGGGAGACCTTCGAACACCTGCCGTCGCTGGAGGCCGCCGTCCGCTCCCTGCTGGGCGAGCGGGCCTGACGCCGCGCGGCGGCCGCGCCGCCACCACCCCCCCACCAGATGGGAGACACCACGGGATGAGCGCCCACGTACCCACGTTCGAGGAATTCGTCCGCCCGCTGCTCGCCACCGCCGGTGCGCCGGACTACGAGACCACCCCGCTGAGCCGGCTGACCGCCGGTGACTTCGCCGTCCTGGCCTGGCTCGACGACCTCGGTGTCGACCTCCCCGCCGATGTGGAGGCGGAGCTGGTGGCCCGCTGGGACACCGCGACCCCCCGCGATGTCTACGAGATGGTCTTCTCCACCACCCCGGGAGCCGCGTGCTCATGACCGTGACCACGGAGCTCGACCTCAGTGCGGTGCGACGGCTGTTCGACGCGGAGATCGACCGCGGAATCGAGACCGGGGTGCAGCTCTCGGTCTCCTGCCGGGGCCGGGTGATGGACCTCGCCGTCGGCGACAACGGCGCGGGCCACCCGATGACCACCGACACCTTCGTCCCCTGGACCTGCTCCTCCAAACCGGTCGGCGCCCTGGCCTTCGGCCGGGCGTGGGAGTCCGGCGCCGTCGACCCCGACACCCCGGTGTCCACGGTGCTCCCGGAGTTCACCGGCGGTGGCAAGGAACGGGTCAGGGTCCGCGATCTGCTCACCCACACACTGGGCATGCCGGACCCGGTGCTGGCCGTGAACACCGGGGACACCGATCTCTCCGCGTTCACCTGGTCCGATATCGACGCGCTGATCTGGGCGGTGATCTGCGACGCCACCACCGGGCCACTGCCCGGCGCCGCCATGGTCTACAACCCGGTGACCACCTGGTACGTGCTGGACCGGCTGCTCACCACCCTCACCGGCGGCCGGTCCGGGGACAGTTACCGCGACCTCCTCGGCCGCCTCGGCCTCACCGCCACGCTCGGCCTCGACCCCGGCGTACCCGCCGACCGCCAGGTCACCGTCACCGCCTCGGCCGACCAGGCGGAGGGCTTGGCCTACCTGCGGCTGGCCAGCGCGCTCCCGCTGCCCGGAGTCGGCGTCTGGGGCGCCGTACGGGATCTGCGCGTCGTCGGCGAAGTGCTGCTGATGAAGGGCGTCCACCAGGGTGTTCCGCTCGTCGGGCCCGCCACGGTGGAGGCGCTGACCGCCACCCACTGGCCCGGTTCGCCCGACCGCTCCATCTGCGACACCGACTTCCCCTACGGCCTCGGGGTGATGACCCTCCCGGCCGTCTTCGGCCGCCGCACCTCCGCACGGACCTTCGGCCACGCGGGCGGCAACACCTCCACACTGCTGGTCGACCCGCTGTTCGACCTGGTGGTGGCGGTGTACTGGAACGGCCGGCTCGACGACGTACGGACCTTCGCCCGCCGCTACGCACTGGTGCGGGCGCTCTACGACGACCTCGGACTGCCCCGGCTGCCCCGCGCGGGACGACCGGTGGCACCGGCCGGGACGGAAGAGGAGCGGCCATGGGCAGCGCCCGCACCAGGACCCTGGTGAACCGGCTGCCGGGCCCCACCCCGCTCGGCCACCTCCGCTACCTCAAAGGGCTGCTCGGCAAGCCCTACGACGCCCTGCTCGAACTGCACCGCGGCTACGGTCCGGTGTGCGCGTTCGGCGTCGGCGGCCAGAAGTACGTACTGCTCTTCGGCGCCGAGGCCAACGAACTGCTGCTCACCGACTCCCCGCGCAACCCCAGGTTCCTCTCCCGCGACGTCCTCACCCTGCTCATCCCGGTGGTCGGCGCCAACGCCATGGTCGTCAGCGACGGTGAGGACCACCGGCGCCGCCGGGCGCTGGTCCGCCCCGCCTTCGTCCGCAAGCGCATCGAGGGCTATGTCCCGGTCATGGTGAACGAGATCCACCGCATGATCGACGGATGGCGGCCCGGACACACCGTGGACGCCTTCGCCGATGTGCGCTCCTGCATCCGGCGGATCGCGATCCGTTCCCTCTTCGGCGACCGGCTGAAGGCGCACACCGACGAGATCGGCCGTGAACTCCAGACAGCGCTGAACTACATCAACCGCTCCCCGTTCCTGCGCTTCGACCACGATCTGCCCGGCACCGCCTACCGCCGCGCCATGGCCGCACGCGAGCGCGTCGACCGTTACGTACGGGCGGAGATCGCCAACCGGCGGGCCGAACCCAACGACCAGGGCGATGTTCTCGACGCCCTGCTCGAGTCGTACTTCGAGGGCGACCACCTCGCCGACCTCGAGGTGCGCGACCAGGTCATCAGCCTCATCGCCTCGGGCTACGACTCCAGCAGCTCGGCGGCCGGATGGGCGGTGTACGCCCTGCTGAAACACCCCGAGGTGCTGCGCCGTGTCCGGGACGAGGTGGCGCGGGCCGCGGGAGACGAGCCGCTCAGCGCGGAACTCGTGGGCAGGATGGACTACATCGGCTGGACCGTCTCCGAGATCCTGCGCCTGTACACCCCCGGAGTGCTCACCGGAAGGACCTCGGTGGAGGACTTCGAGTTCGGCGGACACCTCGTCCCCAGGGGTGCCAGGGTGCTCTACTCCCAGTACGTCACCCACCGGATGCCCCGCCTGTGGACCGACCCGCTCCAGTTCCGCCCGGAGCGCTGGAACACCGCCGCCCCGGACTACCGCGAACCCGTTCCCTACAGCTTCGTCCCCTTCGGCGGGGGCTACCGCCGGTGCATCGGATACGCCTTCGCCGAGCTCGAACTGAAGCTGCTCATCGCCGAGTTGGCCCGCCGCGCCGACCTCGCACCGGTCAGGAGCACGGTCCGGCCCACCGGCGTGGCCACCATGTGGCCCGACGGCGGAGTCCCGGTGGCGGTGCGGGAGATCAGACCGCCGGTGGGTGGCCCCGGATGACACCCACCGAGCCGGAAGAAGGGGACCGCCCGTGCCGTCGTGGCCGCTCACACTGAGCTTCATCGTCCCGCCGCACTCCGCGCAGTTCGGCTACGGCGGCAGACTGAAGCCCTCGGTCTACCTCGGGCGGCTCACGGCCTATATGGACGCCGCCGAGGCGATCGGGGTCACCGGGGCCTTCGTCTACGACTTCCCGGTCGCCATGGACCCCTGGCTCGCCGCCTTCGACGTGCTCGCGGCCTCCACCGCGCTCGAACCCGTCGTCGCCGTCCGCCCCCACCAGGAGAGCGCGGAGTCGGTGGCGCGCCGCGTCGCCGACCTCGGCTACCGCTTCGGCCGCCCCACCCACGTCAATGTGGTCGCCGGAGCCACCCGCCCCTCCCGCGCCACGGCCGACGACCGGGGTGACAAGGTCGCGGCACGCGCCGAACTGGGCCGCTACGCCGAGCGGTTGAGGGAAGAACTGGACCAGCGGTGCGACCCCGCCACCGGACACCCCCTGCTCGTCACCCCCTCCTCCGCCACCCCGGGCCTCGTCCCGGCCGACTGCGTGCTGATGATGGCCCGGCCACGGATCGCGCTCGCCGAGAGCGTCGGCCGGGCCCGCGAGGAACAGAACGTGGACCGGGTCTCCATGCTCGTGGGTGTGGTGGCCCGGAACACCGAGGACGAGGCGTGGGCGGCCGCCCGCCGCCTCAGCGCACCCGACCGGCGGCAGCAGGTCGCCGGGCGGATGTTCATGTCCCAGGTGGTCTCCAGCGAGCACCTCGCCAGTTACGCCCTCGCCGAGGAGGAGGAGACCCACGACGAACGCCTCTGGTACGGGGCACCGGCGCGGGGGATCGACGCGCCGAAACTGGTCGGCTCGGTGGACCAGGTGGCCGCATGGCTGATGTCGTGCCGGTCCCTGGGCGTCACCGACCTCATCATCGACCTGGCCCCCGACAGCGCCGAGTACGCCTTCGTGGGTCAGGTGGTCCGGGCGTGCGGACGCCCCTGACCACCGCACCGGCGCCCGCCCGGCGATCCGGCGAACTCACGGCACAACCCGGCAGGAGTACCCATGAAGAGGTGGACGGCCTCGACCCGGCTGCTGCGCGACCCCCGGTTCCGGCGCTTCTCCATCGGCTACTTCGCCTCCCTGTTCGGTACCGGCATGGAGGCCGTCGGAGTGGCGTTCGCCGTACTGGACAGCGGCCACTCCGCCGCCGGGCTCGGCAACGTCCTGACCGCCGGGGTCGCCGCCAACGTCTGCTGTCTGCTGGTCGGCGGAGTGATCGCGGACCGTTTCAGCCGCCGTACGGTGATGCTCTGCTGCGACACCGTCCGCTGTGCCGGGGAGGCGTCGTTCGCCGCCCTCATCCTGTTCGGGCACCCACCGCTGTACTGGCTGGTCATCCTGTACATGGTGCAGAACGCGGCGGCAGGGTTCTACATGCCCGCCCTCGGCGGGCTGACCCCGCAGTTGGTCCCGGTCGACGATCTGCACGACGCCAACACCTACCTCGGGCTGGCCAGGGACATCGGCCGGGTGCTGGGGCCTGCCGCGGCGGGTGCCGTCGCCGCCGCGCTGGAACCCGGCGCCGTCCTGGCCATCGACGCGTTCACCTTCGCTGTCAGCGCGGTCACCCTCGCCTCCATCAGGGTGCCCGCGAAACGGGGGAAGGAACGCCCCTCACCGCTGCGCGACCTCGCCGACGGCTGGCACGCCTGGCGGTCACGCCCCTGGATCTGGATCACCAGCGCACGGTTCGCCCTGTTCAACTCGGTCGTCTACGCACCGCTCATCGTGCTCGGCCCGGCGCTCGCCAAGGAGCGCTTCGGCGGCGCGGACGGCTGGGGGATCGTGCTCACCGCGCTGGGTATCGGCGCGGTGGCCACCGGACCGGTCATCATGGGCCGCACCCCCGCCCGGCCCCTGGTGGTGCTCACCGCCTTCCATGTGACCTGGGCGCTGCCGCTGCTGGCCCTCGCTCTGGACCTGCCGCTGGCCGTGATCGCCGGAGGCGCACTGCTCGCCGGTACCGGCTCCGCCGTCTTCAACGCCGTCTGGTCGTCGACCCTGCAACGCAACGTCCCGGCCGAGGTGATGGCCCGGATCACCTCGCTCAGCACCCTGTGCTCCTACGCGCTCGCACCGCTCGGCCTCGCGGTCGCCGCCTCGGTGGCGGACTCCGTCGGTGCCGACAACGTCCTGCTGTTCGGCGCGGGCTGGCATGTGCTGAGCGTGCTGCTGGTGCTGGCCCTGCCGCCCGCGCGGCGCTTCACCGGTCAGACACCCACGGCCCCCGCGCGGACCGCCCAGCCGGTCGGGATCGAGAGCGACACCGTCTGACCCCGCCACGGAAACCGGTGCGGCCCTTCCGGCCGACGTGTCAGGCGTACACCGTCCACTCGTCCTCGTCCAGCGCGCCCTTGACCGCCGGGACGGACTCGCGCAGCTCCTCGGCGAAGGCACGGTTGTGCGCCCGGACCGCGTCGTCATGGCCGCGCAGCACACTGTCCTCCGACAGATCCAGCAGCCACAGGGGGCTCAGCCGGGCGCCCCGGAGCACCTTGGCGCCGGGTGAGGACATCCCCAGATGCAGGCGGCGTACCCCCGGCAGGCCCAGCAGCCGGTAGTACGTGAGGTTGGCGTACTCCGCCGCGCCACGCAGCCTCGGATAGTCGAACCCCACGGCCCGGGCGTACACCGTGTCGCCGCTGCGGCAGTACATACAGCAGCCGACCGCGGCCCCGTCGTCCGGATCGCGCAGCAACAGCACCTCGGCGACCTCGCCCGCCAGCTCGCCGTGGCGGCGGAAGCCCTCGGTGAACGCCTCCAGGTCCACCGCATGGCCGTACCGCCGCTGGGTCCCGGCCGCCAGCCGGGCCACGTCGCCGTACACCTCGGGCAGCGGATGGTGCTCCACCCGGTACCCGGCGCGCTCGAAGTCGGACAGTTCCCGGCGCACCGTCTGCCGCCGCTTGGAGGTCAGCGAGGCCAGCCAGGCGTCCCGGTCGCCCTCCGGTACGTCGATCGCCGCGTCCGCGGCCAGCACGACCGGCAGGGTGTCCACCCCGGCGGAGCGCAGCGCGGCCACGTCCTCGCTGGTGAAGTACATCGCCACCCGGGTGCGGGTGTCCTCCAGCGGGGAACCGGCCGCGCGGACCCCCGCCAGCAGGCCCCCGGCCGCGTCAGCGGTGTGCGAAGCGTCCGGGGTGGCGCGCGGCCCGGTGAGCAGATGGGCGAGATAGCCACGCCGCTGGCCCACCAGGATGCCCTGCGGCGGGGGCTGGGGGAGGCCGTGCCGGGCCAGCACATCGCTCCAGCGGTAGTTGGTGTTCTGTTCGCCCGTCACCGCGGAGACCGGTACCGCGGCCCGTCCGCCGCCCGTGAGCCGGGTGTGGACCGCCCCCGACACACCGCCGGGCTCCAGCGCGCACAGCCGCAGCCACAGAGCCGAGGAGTAGAAGCGGTCGGCAGCCAGTTCGTCCCACGTGGTGTCGTCCAGACCGCCCAGGGGATCCGTGAAGCAGCCGGTGGTCGTCGACGGACTCGTTGAGTGGTCCATATGGGCAGCATACAAAGGCAGTTGACGCAGATCACGGATGTCGTGGCGTCCTCGACTCGATATGTCACGCGCCGTAGACTCGGCTGACGATCTGACAGATGGCGCCGGTCTCCGCACCGTCGGTGCCCGCTCGGAAGGCGGACATGACCCACACCCCTGCCCGTTCCGATGGCTACCTCCTGGCGATCGGGGCACATATGGCTCTGCGGGAGCGGGCGCTGGTGTCCGCGATCCGCCTGTTCCCGGGACCGATCGCCACCATCTTCGCCGCCCCCGGCGCGCGCTCGGCCAAGTTCTTCGATCACATCATCACCGGAGACCCCTTCGCCCCACGGGCGGCCCTCGAAGCGGTCCAGGCGTTCGAGCGGGAGACCGGGCTGCGCCCGGCGGCCGTCGTCCCCTTCATCGACGGCGGCCTCTGGGCGGGCTTCGCCATCGCCGAGCACTACGGGGTCCCGTACCTCTCCCGGGAGGCGATCGAGAACTCCTCCATCAACAAGGACCGGATGAAGGACGTGCTGCGGGCCGCCGGGGTGCGGACACCGCGCTACGTCAAGGTCGCGGGCGCCGCCGAGGTGGCGGCGGCCGTCGCCGAGCTGGGACTGCCGTGTGTGATCAAGCCCGCCGCGTTCGGCGGCAGCCTGGGCGTACGCCTGGTCGGCTCCACGGCCGAGGCCCAGGAGGCCTTCCGGTACGTCATGGAGATCATCGACCGCAACGCCGCCACCTTCTC
This window contains:
- a CDS encoding RICIN domain-containing protein gives rise to the protein MTTCRFCDDPSCSGTAGCEGPSGAAPDGRGPGAAPDAPGGDGDPAFRASVFLPSGSTTPDPAVVAAFDQERIRPSGAPEAQPEGTPDAGGRAARGTGRLWIVAAVLIGATATAAFLLYPDQERRDTASPTRTATRVPTLPRATAPTVATSPTSHRPSHSARPSATRSPKAGHKGAAPTASKSPKPTPTRAPGPAAYAYVGVRSGLCVDVPYQEGMQLRLAPCSGSSGQKFTYTDAGELRVYGDTCVTAMGTEGALGTPVVIASCGGGDRQRWQLEGDGTIRQHGTCVDAFNGYSDPGTPLQMWECAVSTNQQWTRAKPSA
- a CDS encoding serine hydrolase, translating into MTVTTELDLSAVRRLFDAEIDRGIETGVQLSVSCRGRVMDLAVGDNGAGHPMTTDTFVPWTCSSKPVGALAFGRAWESGAVDPDTPVSTVLPEFTGGGKERVRVRDLLTHTLGMPDPVLAVNTGDTDLSAFTWSDIDALIWAVICDATTGPLPGAAMVYNPVTTWYVLDRLLTTLTGGRSGDSYRDLLGRLGLTATLGLDPGVPADRQVTVTASADQAEGLAYLRLASALPLPGVGVWGAVRDLRVVGEVLLMKGVHQGVPLVGPATVEALTATHWPGSPDRSICDTDFPYGLGVMTLPAVFGRRTSARTFGHAGGNTSTLLVDPLFDLVVAVYWNGRLDDVRTFARRYALVRALYDDLGLPRLPRAGRPVAPAGTEEERPWAAPAPGPW
- a CDS encoding MFS transporter, which translates into the protein MKRWTASTRLLRDPRFRRFSIGYFASLFGTGMEAVGVAFAVLDSGHSAAGLGNVLTAGVAANVCCLLVGGVIADRFSRRTVMLCCDTVRCAGEASFAALILFGHPPLYWLVILYMVQNAAAGFYMPALGGLTPQLVPVDDLHDANTYLGLARDIGRVLGPAAAGAVAAALEPGAVLAIDAFTFAVSAVTLASIRVPAKRGKERPSPLRDLADGWHAWRSRPWIWITSARFALFNSVVYAPLIVLGPALAKERFGGADGWGIVLTALGIGAVATGPVIMGRTPARPLVVLTAFHVTWALPLLALALDLPLAVIAGGALLAGTGSAVFNAVWSSTLQRNVPAEVMARITSLSTLCSYALAPLGLAVAASVADSVGADNVLLFGAGWHVLSVLLVLALPPARRFTGQTPTAPARTAQPVGIESDTV
- a CDS encoding cytochrome P450; the encoded protein is MGSARTRTLVNRLPGPTPLGHLRYLKGLLGKPYDALLELHRGYGPVCAFGVGGQKYVLLFGAEANELLLTDSPRNPRFLSRDVLTLLIPVVGANAMVVSDGEDHRRRRALVRPAFVRKRIEGYVPVMVNEIHRMIDGWRPGHTVDAFADVRSCIRRIAIRSLFGDRLKAHTDEIGRELQTALNYINRSPFLRFDHDLPGTAYRRAMAARERVDRYVRAEIANRRAEPNDQGDVLDALLESYFEGDHLADLEVRDQVISLIASGYDSSSSAAGWAVYALLKHPEVLRRVRDEVARAAGDEPLSAELVGRMDYIGWTVSEILRLYTPGVLTGRTSVEDFEFGGHLVPRGARVLYSQYVTHRMPRLWTDPLQFRPERWNTAAPDYREPVPYSFVPFGGGYRRCIGYAFAELELKLLIAELARRADLAPVRSTVRPTGVATMWPDGGVPVAVREIRPPVGGPG
- a CDS encoding cyclodeaminase/cyclohydrolase family protein, which translates into the protein MRDEKIGEFLTQLAARVPAPGGGAVAALHAAQAAALLGMVARYSTGEKYAEHQDIVEWVTSESDRLRDEALRLAEADAAAFTAVSEAYGLPKDTDEAKAARSAAIARALAEAGRPPAEVIEVAQVVVELAEELLPVGNPNVITDVAAASEAARAAATTARVNVEINLGGVRDELVYGELTAAAARVPTLVARAERVTTAVRERIAA
- a CDS encoding phosphopantetheine-binding protein, whose product is MSGIDTTGPAITDRLVETLNSHLRNVPPDVDWATVRLPDVGLDSMSAIELVITLEELFGVQFPDELLVRETFEHLPSLEAAVRSLLGERA
- a CDS encoding bifunctional 5,10-methylenetetrahydrofolate dehydrogenase/5,10-methenyltetrahydrofolate cyclohydrolase; the encoded protein is MSATVLTGKELSAAIRAGTADRAAALTAAGTEPRLAVVVATADESSAWYVRSIARAAGKAGITCDIVDLGATAAPKTIRARLAELSADDRVHGIILQTPLPAGASLQELAGAIAFEKDVDGANPVSLGRLAAGLPAFAPATAEAVVRVLEHHGVELTGRHVAVVGRSMVVGKPVAHLLLNANATVTVCHSRTREPAAVTSAADVVVAAVGRAGMITADHVAPGAVVIDVGTNPTEDGGLTGDVDATAVSGKAGALTPVPGGVGPVTTALLLSHTVQAAGG
- a CDS encoding phosphatidylglycerol lysyltransferase domain-containing protein — encoded protein: MDHSTSPSTTTGCFTDPLGGLDDTTWDELAADRFYSSALWLRLCALEPGGVSGAVHTRLTGGGRAAVPVSAVTGEQNTNYRWSDVLARHGLPQPPPQGILVGQRRGYLAHLLTGPRATPDASHTADAAGGLLAGVRAAGSPLEDTRTRVAMYFTSEDVAALRSAGVDTLPVVLAADAAIDVPEGDRDAWLASLTSKRRQTVRRELSDFERAGYRVEHHPLPEVYGDVARLAAGTQRRYGHAVDLEAFTEGFRRHGELAGEVAEVLLLRDPDDGAAVGCCMYCRSGDTVYARAVGFDYPRLRGAAEYANLTYYRLLGLPGVRRLHLGMSSPGAKVLRGARLSPLWLLDLSEDSVLRGHDDAVRAHNRAFAEELRESVPAVKGALDEDEWTVYA
- a CDS encoding type III PLP-dependent enzyme translates to MIERILRRAAERFGTPLYVYDLAELRGRVADLRSALPASAGLFYSLKANPHPSVAAELRRAGCRAEVSSPGELAAALEAGYRPRDVLYTGPGKSPAEIEEALARDVRWFSCESAAELRRLGRAVAGSGRTAEVLLRLQPPTGTKAGLSMGDGRQFGFTPEDAAHACAVLPRGIALRGCHVYLGSQFPDVTALLEGFATAKNTIERVSGMAGITPGVVDLGGGFPWPYATAGTGPALTGLRAGLGRLLSDWATGPAPEVHFESGRRLVASAGRLVTTVRDVKERPEGTVVVLDAGINVLGGMSGLGRVLRPTTGFLPLVVDGEALPAGHREPVTADVVGPLCTPLDRLAVRASLPAPREGDLLYVPNVGAYGLSASLVRFLSRPAVVEAVYDGERCVGAWRSVTTSVAVE